From one Ooceraea biroi isolate clonal line C1 chromosome 7, Obir_v5.4, whole genome shotgun sequence genomic stretch:
- the LOC105288017 gene encoding histone-lysine N-methyltransferase NSD2 isoform X3 yields the protein MNSISTEVTKASVSAHAQSGKSTVAASEDACNGQESSYVNCNGLLGRSRYGRMLKPTPNMNNAVILAQKMPKTRRQWNSTTMDNESIGENNTTSSIDETAGSTSNDVAEDILPSKVTANVECHWKVGQLAWARVGNFPFWPCVVTLDPTTMTYHKLRIATRSNILMIHVQYFGDKERHNWVSANCVMEFTGLADFLKLSESLTAEMKKKDAKYAAAFIVKQGAQRKWDNAVEEATAVKHMTIEQRAETFAPKIKVSRTRERKTSNVDEKNKNKRKYSNEQDNGPDAKRAKYDNVFDAEKSEVSKTRKSEASKSRTSRVVNGKTDLKLYSDSLPSSHKGSQDNTRVDRKEEDEDGVFEVYYERNKDLLVDEYPNASEQDIKKYLRKTWDNMDTTFRKKYRSYMTRDSSSSQSQKENSSDHEDDTSIETDTSVKETNKRMRSLKQEKVCQICEKTGKLTRCKGPCYSYFHLSCVKPGESSPEHSGDENITDDKILDDLNVIKRSINGEHENSVGKTEDQEDEMFKCIDCLSGVAPACFICNEREGDRIRCIVPACGKHYHSKCLNSWPQSHWQGGRLTCPYHVCHTCSSDNPQDNHSRAPNEKIARCVRCPSSYHASTSCLPAGSTILTASQIVCPKHYKAPYPPLNAAWCFLCTRGGSLICCDTCPTSFHLECLGINAPDGGFFCEDCETGRLPLYGEVVWVKLGHYRWWPSRICYPQEIPEKVKAISHSPGKFCVMFLGSNDYYWVHRGRAFLYQDGDANMKLPIGKKMDNKFRIALKEANKLHQQLKEQRSITKEPKRLKPPPYVKLKVNKPVGNVKPAEVESIVACECDPNWDNPCAPGTDCLNRILLVECSPGICPAGPKCMNQSFVLRQYPEMKPFHTVGRGWGLRTLEDIKAGQFVIEYVGEVIDEAEYKCRLHRKKELKNENFYFLTIDNNRTIDAEPKGNLSRFMNHSCAPNCETQKWTVNGDTRIGLFALRDIESGEELTFNYNLASDGETRKPCLCGAPNCSGFIGLKAQKQSIVQSPVQSKAIVQPRKDKSRRRSSRCSSMSRRKLLCWRCGQEILDSSRSIICSRRTCKRKYHVTCVKIDDTQPNFNCPWHHCLECDRRTTIHCSFCSTAFCQVHFDGNLFDDSERGIVCKVHENVDLQKTVEDEKEDSDNDNETDKEYSSTSSSSPIVMEKIATREPSPRVSIIEVQPSSEESEESQKEEEENNLETNFKSSDENSKTLKKKTLHKSQREETQVKELNNLTSSQLQAIIGGSLVE from the exons ATGAATTCCATTAGCACAGAGGTCACAAAGGCATCCGTGTCAGCTCATGCACAGTCTGGCAAGAGCACCGTCGCTGCGAGCGAGGATGCGTGTAACGGTCAAGAAAGCTCATACGTCAATTGCAACGGTTTGCTCGGCAGAAGCCGTTATGGTAGAATGTTAAAACCCACGCCTAACATGAATAACGCTGTTATTTTAGCACAG AAGATGCCAAAGACACGTAGACAATGGAACTCTACTACTATGGATAATGAAAGTATAGGTGAAAATAATACCACTAGCAGCATCGATGAAACTGCTGGTTCTACTAGTAATGATGTAGCGGAGGATATCTTGCCTTCAAAAGTCACTGCTAATGTTGAATGCCACTGGAAGGTAGGACAATTAGCATGGGCAAGAGTCGGCAACTTCCCATTTTGGCCTTGTGTCGTAACATTGGATCCAACTACAATGACATACCATAAATTACGAA TCGCAACTAGATCAAATATCTTAATGATACACGTTCAGTATTTTGGAGACAAAGAACGGCATAATTGGGTTTCTGCAAATTGTGTGATGGAATTTACGGGTCTCGCTGATTTTCTGAAGTTATCGGAATCACTGACGGcggaaatgaagaaaaaggaCGCGAAATATGCTGCGGCTTTTATCGTGAAACAAGGAGCACAAAGGAAATGGGACAATGCCGTTGAGGAAGCGACAGCGGTGAAGCATATGACAATTGAACAGAGAGCCGAGACGTTTGCACCAAAAATTAAAGTCTCAAGAACTAGGGAGAGAAAGACATCGAATGTTGatgagaaaaacaaaaataagagaaaatattcgAATGAGCAAGATAATGGACCTGATGCGAAACGCGCTAAATACGATAAT GTATTTGATGCAGAAAAATCGGAAGTGTCGAAGACACGTAAATCAGAAGCATCAAAGTCGAGAACATCACGGGTTGTAAATGGGAAAACCGATTTGAAATTATACTCGGATTCTTTGCCTTCGAGTCATAAAGGTAGCCAAGACAACACGAGAGTCGACCGAAAAGAGGAAGATGAGGATGGTGTGTTCGAGGTCTATTACGAGCGAAATAAAGATTTGTTGGTGGATGAATATCCAAACGCGTCGGAACAAGacattaaaaagtatttgcGGAAAACTTGGGACAATATGGATACGActtttcgaaagaaatatcGATCGTACATGACGCGCGACAGCAGTAGTTCGCAATCGCAGAAAGAAAATTCTTCCGATCACGAGGACGACACATCGATCGAAACTGACACGAGTGTGAAGGAAACAAACAAGAGAATGAGAA GTTTGAAGCAGGAGAAAGTTTGTCAAATTTGCGAGAAGACGGGGAAACTAACGAGATGTAAGGGACCTTGTTATTCCTACTTCCATCTATCTTGCGTGAAACCTGGGGAATCTAGTCCAGAGCACTCTGGTGACGAGAATATCACGGACGATAAGATACTCGATGACTTGAACGTAATCAAGAGAAGCATTAACGGCGAACATGAGAATAGCG TAGGTAAAACTGAGGATCAAGAGGACGAAATGTTCAAATGCATCGATTGCTTATCTGGCGTAGCACCCGCTTGTTTCATATGcaacgagagagaaggagatcgTATCAGGTGTATCGTGCCGGCCTGCGGAAAGCATTATCATTCCAAGTGTTTAAATTCGTGGCCTCAG TCGCATTGGCAAGGTGGACGTTTGACGTGTCCGTATCACGTGTGCCACACCTGCAGCTCCGACAATCCTCAGGATAATCACTCACGTGCTCCGAATGAAAAAATCGCAAGATGCGTTCGCTGCCCCTCATCTTATCACGCGTCCACGTCATGTCTGCCTGCTGGTTCAACGATTCTGACGGCTAGCCAAATTGTATGCCCAAAGCACTACAAAGCACCATATCCTCCGTTGAATGCAGCGTGGTGCTTTTTGTGTACACGTGGCGGCAGTCTCATTTGTTGCGATACGTGTCCTACTTCTTTTCATTTGGAATGTCTCG gtATAAATGCACCTGACGGTGGATTTTTCTGCGAAGACTGTGAGACAGGGAGGCTGCCCTTGTACGGAGAAGTCGTGTGGGTGAAACTCGGTCATTATCGGTGGTGGCCATCTCGTATATGTTATCCGCAGGAAATCCCTGAAAAAGTAAAGGCTATATCTCATAGTCCTGGTAAATTTTGCGTAATGTTTTTGGGGtctaatgattattattggGTGCATAg AGGCCGAGCTTTTTTGTATCAGGATGGGGACGCAAATATGAAACTACCTATAGGTAAAAAGATggataataaatttcgaataGCTTTAAAAGAAGCAAACAAATTACATCAGCAGTTGAAAGAACAGCGATCTATAACTAAAGAACCGAAAAGATTGAAGCCGCCtccatatgtaaaattaaaa GTTAACAAACCAGTGGGCAACGTGAAACCGGCCGAAGTCGAAAGTATCGTGGCATGCGAGTGCGATCCTAATTGGGATAATCCCTGCGCACCTGGTACCGATTGTCTGAACCGTATACTGTTGGTCGAATGTAGTCCGGGAATATGTCCAGCCGGACCAAAATGTATGAATCAGTCGTTTGTTCTTCGGCAATATCCGGAGATGAAGCCATTTCATACAGTGGGCCGTGGTTGGGGTCTGAGAACGTTAGAGGATATCAAAGCGGGACAATTTGTTATCGAATACGTCGGTGAAGTCATAGATGAAGCAGAGTATAAGTGTAGACTGCATCGAAAGAAGGaactgaaaaatgaaaatttttattttcttacgaTCGACAACAACAGAACGATTGACGCGGAACCCAAGGGGAATTTGAGCCGATTTATGA ATCATTCATGTGCACCGAACTGCGAGACGCAGAAATGGACGGTGAACGGAGACACGCGTATTGGTCTGTTCGCCTTACGTGACATAGAATCCGGCGAGGAGCTGACGTTTAACTACAACTTGGCGTCCGATGGGGAAACGCGGAAGCCGTGCCTCTGCGGTGCACCAAATTGTAGCGGCTTTATTGGTTTAAAGGCACAAAAGCAGTCAATTGTACAATCACCTGTGCAATCGAAAGCAATTGTACAACCAAGGAAAGACAAGTCGAGACGAAGAag TTCTCGTTGCTCTTCCATGAGTAGGAGAAAGCTCTTGTGCTGGCGATGCGGACAAGAAATATTGGATTCAAGCAGATCGATCATTTGTTCGCGAAGAACATGTAAGAGAAAGTATCACGTAACGTGCGTAAAAATCGACGACACGCAACCCAACTTCAATTGCCCTTGGCATCACTGCCTAGAATGCGACCGTCGAACGACGATACATTGTTCTTTCTGCAGCACTGCCTTCTGTCAAG TACATTTCGACGGTAACTTATTTGATGATAGTGAGAGGGGTATCGTATGTAAGGTGCACGAGAACGTGGATCTACAGAAGACTGTCGAAGATGAGAAAGAAGATTCGGATAATGATAACGAGACGGATAAAGAGTACTCGTCCACGAGTTCCAGTAGTCCGATCGTAATGGAAAAAATAGCGACGCGAGAACCATCACCAAGGGTTTCTATTATAGAG GTTCAGCCAAGCAGCGAAGAGAGTGAAGAATCccagaaggaagaagaagagaacaaTCTCGAAACTAATTTTAAGTCGTCTGATGAAAATTCAAAGACATTGAAGAAAAAGACATTACATAAATCGCAAAGGGAAGAAACTCAAGTGAAAGAGTTAAATAATCTTACGTCTAGTCAGTTACAAGCCATAATTGGCGGTAGCTTGGTTGAGTAA
- the LOC105288017 gene encoding histone-lysine N-methyltransferase NSD2 isoform X2 — MNSISTEVTKASVSAHAQSGKSTVAASEDACNGQESSYVNCNGLLGRSRYGRMLKPTPNMNNAVILAQKMPKTRRQWNSTTMDNESIGENNTTSSIDETAGSTSNDVAEDILPSKVTANVECHWKVGQLAWARVGNFPFWPCVVTLDPTTMTYHKLRIATRSNILMIHVQYFGDKERHNWVSANCVMEFTGLADFLKLSESLTAEMKKKDAKYAAAFIVKQGAQRKWDNAVEEATAVKHMTIEQRAETFAPKIKVSRTRERKTSNVDEKNKNKRKYSNEQDNGPDAKRAKYDNVFDAEKSEVSKTRKSEASKSRTSRVVNGKTDLKLYSDSLPSSHKGSQDNTRVDRKEEDEDGVFEVYYERNKDLLVDEYPNASEQDIKKYLRKTWDNMDTTFRKKYRSYMTRDSSSSQSQKENSSDHEDDTSIETDTSVKETNKRMRSKVDKEESSVSEAKRGRRYNIFKGLKQEKVCQICEKTGKLTRCKGPCYSYFHLSCVKPGESSPEHSGDENITDDKILDDLNVIKRSINGEHENSGKTEDQEDEMFKCIDCLSGVAPACFICNEREGDRIRCIVPACGKHYHSKCLNSWPQSHWQGGRLTCPYHVCHTCSSDNPQDNHSRAPNEKIARCVRCPSSYHASTSCLPAGSTILTASQIVCPKHYKAPYPPLNAAWCFLCTRGGSLICCDTCPTSFHLECLGINAPDGGFFCEDCETGRLPLYGEVVWVKLGHYRWWPSRICYPQEIPEKVKAISHSPGKFCVMFLGSNDYYWVHRGRAFLYQDGDANMKLPIGKKMDNKFRIALKEANKLHQQLKEQRSITKEPKRLKPPPYVKLKVNKPVGNVKPAEVESIVACECDPNWDNPCAPGTDCLNRILLVECSPGICPAGPKCMNQSFVLRQYPEMKPFHTVGRGWGLRTLEDIKAGQFVIEYVGEVIDEAEYKCRLHRKKELKNENFYFLTIDNNRTIDAEPKGNLSRFMNHSCAPNCETQKWTVNGDTRIGLFALRDIESGEELTFNYNLASDGETRKPCLCGAPNCSGFIGLKAQKQSIVQSPVQSKAIVQPRKDKSRRRSSRCSSMSRRKLLCWRCGQEILDSSRSIICSRRTCKRKYHVTCVKIDDTQPNFNCPWHHCLECDRRTTIHCSFCSTAFCQVHFDGNLFDDSERGIVCKVHENVDLQKTVEDEKEDSDNDNETDKEYSSTSSSSPIVMEKIATREPSPRVSIIEVQPSSEESEESQKEEEENNLETNFKSSDENSKTLKKKTLHKSQREETQVKELNNLTSSQLQAIIGGSLVE; from the exons ATGAATTCCATTAGCACAGAGGTCACAAAGGCATCCGTGTCAGCTCATGCACAGTCTGGCAAGAGCACCGTCGCTGCGAGCGAGGATGCGTGTAACGGTCAAGAAAGCTCATACGTCAATTGCAACGGTTTGCTCGGCAGAAGCCGTTATGGTAGAATGTTAAAACCCACGCCTAACATGAATAACGCTGTTATTTTAGCACAG AAGATGCCAAAGACACGTAGACAATGGAACTCTACTACTATGGATAATGAAAGTATAGGTGAAAATAATACCACTAGCAGCATCGATGAAACTGCTGGTTCTACTAGTAATGATGTAGCGGAGGATATCTTGCCTTCAAAAGTCACTGCTAATGTTGAATGCCACTGGAAGGTAGGACAATTAGCATGGGCAAGAGTCGGCAACTTCCCATTTTGGCCTTGTGTCGTAACATTGGATCCAACTACAATGACATACCATAAATTACGAA TCGCAACTAGATCAAATATCTTAATGATACACGTTCAGTATTTTGGAGACAAAGAACGGCATAATTGGGTTTCTGCAAATTGTGTGATGGAATTTACGGGTCTCGCTGATTTTCTGAAGTTATCGGAATCACTGACGGcggaaatgaagaaaaaggaCGCGAAATATGCTGCGGCTTTTATCGTGAAACAAGGAGCACAAAGGAAATGGGACAATGCCGTTGAGGAAGCGACAGCGGTGAAGCATATGACAATTGAACAGAGAGCCGAGACGTTTGCACCAAAAATTAAAGTCTCAAGAACTAGGGAGAGAAAGACATCGAATGTTGatgagaaaaacaaaaataagagaaaatattcgAATGAGCAAGATAATGGACCTGATGCGAAACGCGCTAAATACGATAAT GTATTTGATGCAGAAAAATCGGAAGTGTCGAAGACACGTAAATCAGAAGCATCAAAGTCGAGAACATCACGGGTTGTAAATGGGAAAACCGATTTGAAATTATACTCGGATTCTTTGCCTTCGAGTCATAAAGGTAGCCAAGACAACACGAGAGTCGACCGAAAAGAGGAAGATGAGGATGGTGTGTTCGAGGTCTATTACGAGCGAAATAAAGATTTGTTGGTGGATGAATATCCAAACGCGTCGGAACAAGacattaaaaagtatttgcGGAAAACTTGGGACAATATGGATACGActtttcgaaagaaatatcGATCGTACATGACGCGCGACAGCAGTAGTTCGCAATCGCAGAAAGAAAATTCTTCCGATCACGAGGACGACACATCGATCGAAACTGACACGAGTGTGAAGGAAACAAACAAGAGAATGAGAAGTAAGGTTGACAAAGAGGAAAGTTCTGTTTCAGAAGCGAAACGTGGTAGACGGTATAATATCTTTAAAGGTTTGAAGCAGGAGAAAGTTTGTCAAATTTGCGAGAAGACGGGGAAACTAACGAGATGTAAGGGACCTTGTTATTCCTACTTCCATCTATCTTGCGTGAAACCTGGGGAATCTAGTCCAGAGCACTCTGGTGACGAGAATATCACGGACGATAAGATACTCGATGACTTGAACGTAATCAAGAGAAGCATTAACGGCGAACATGAGAATAGCG GTAAAACTGAGGATCAAGAGGACGAAATGTTCAAATGCATCGATTGCTTATCTGGCGTAGCACCCGCTTGTTTCATATGcaacgagagagaaggagatcgTATCAGGTGTATCGTGCCGGCCTGCGGAAAGCATTATCATTCCAAGTGTTTAAATTCGTGGCCTCAG TCGCATTGGCAAGGTGGACGTTTGACGTGTCCGTATCACGTGTGCCACACCTGCAGCTCCGACAATCCTCAGGATAATCACTCACGTGCTCCGAATGAAAAAATCGCAAGATGCGTTCGCTGCCCCTCATCTTATCACGCGTCCACGTCATGTCTGCCTGCTGGTTCAACGATTCTGACGGCTAGCCAAATTGTATGCCCAAAGCACTACAAAGCACCATATCCTCCGTTGAATGCAGCGTGGTGCTTTTTGTGTACACGTGGCGGCAGTCTCATTTGTTGCGATACGTGTCCTACTTCTTTTCATTTGGAATGTCTCG gtATAAATGCACCTGACGGTGGATTTTTCTGCGAAGACTGTGAGACAGGGAGGCTGCCCTTGTACGGAGAAGTCGTGTGGGTGAAACTCGGTCATTATCGGTGGTGGCCATCTCGTATATGTTATCCGCAGGAAATCCCTGAAAAAGTAAAGGCTATATCTCATAGTCCTGGTAAATTTTGCGTAATGTTTTTGGGGtctaatgattattattggGTGCATAg AGGCCGAGCTTTTTTGTATCAGGATGGGGACGCAAATATGAAACTACCTATAGGTAAAAAGATggataataaatttcgaataGCTTTAAAAGAAGCAAACAAATTACATCAGCAGTTGAAAGAACAGCGATCTATAACTAAAGAACCGAAAAGATTGAAGCCGCCtccatatgtaaaattaaaa GTTAACAAACCAGTGGGCAACGTGAAACCGGCCGAAGTCGAAAGTATCGTGGCATGCGAGTGCGATCCTAATTGGGATAATCCCTGCGCACCTGGTACCGATTGTCTGAACCGTATACTGTTGGTCGAATGTAGTCCGGGAATATGTCCAGCCGGACCAAAATGTATGAATCAGTCGTTTGTTCTTCGGCAATATCCGGAGATGAAGCCATTTCATACAGTGGGCCGTGGTTGGGGTCTGAGAACGTTAGAGGATATCAAAGCGGGACAATTTGTTATCGAATACGTCGGTGAAGTCATAGATGAAGCAGAGTATAAGTGTAGACTGCATCGAAAGAAGGaactgaaaaatgaaaatttttattttcttacgaTCGACAACAACAGAACGATTGACGCGGAACCCAAGGGGAATTTGAGCCGATTTATGA ATCATTCATGTGCACCGAACTGCGAGACGCAGAAATGGACGGTGAACGGAGACACGCGTATTGGTCTGTTCGCCTTACGTGACATAGAATCCGGCGAGGAGCTGACGTTTAACTACAACTTGGCGTCCGATGGGGAAACGCGGAAGCCGTGCCTCTGCGGTGCACCAAATTGTAGCGGCTTTATTGGTTTAAAGGCACAAAAGCAGTCAATTGTACAATCACCTGTGCAATCGAAAGCAATTGTACAACCAAGGAAAGACAAGTCGAGACGAAGAag TTCTCGTTGCTCTTCCATGAGTAGGAGAAAGCTCTTGTGCTGGCGATGCGGACAAGAAATATTGGATTCAAGCAGATCGATCATTTGTTCGCGAAGAACATGTAAGAGAAAGTATCACGTAACGTGCGTAAAAATCGACGACACGCAACCCAACTTCAATTGCCCTTGGCATCACTGCCTAGAATGCGACCGTCGAACGACGATACATTGTTCTTTCTGCAGCACTGCCTTCTGTCAAG TACATTTCGACGGTAACTTATTTGATGATAGTGAGAGGGGTATCGTATGTAAGGTGCACGAGAACGTGGATCTACAGAAGACTGTCGAAGATGAGAAAGAAGATTCGGATAATGATAACGAGACGGATAAAGAGTACTCGTCCACGAGTTCCAGTAGTCCGATCGTAATGGAAAAAATAGCGACGCGAGAACCATCACCAAGGGTTTCTATTATAGAG GTTCAGCCAAGCAGCGAAGAGAGTGAAGAATCccagaaggaagaagaagagaacaaTCTCGAAACTAATTTTAAGTCGTCTGATGAAAATTCAAAGACATTGAAGAAAAAGACATTACATAAATCGCAAAGGGAAGAAACTCAAGTGAAAGAGTTAAATAATCTTACGTCTAGTCAGTTACAAGCCATAATTGGCGGTAGCTTGGTTGAGTAA